In one window of Episyrphus balteatus chromosome 3, idEpiBalt1.1, whole genome shotgun sequence DNA:
- the LOC129913103 gene encoding HEAT repeat-containing protein 5B isoform X5, giving the protein MELSHSLTLNEDALKQLPEQKRPVFVFEWLRYLEKVLVTAQKSDIKSCQKKLVQQLTAHIQGSPGPPTRKLIANCLATLFSVGDTFLLFDTVNACNDILKNKDDSPSYLPTKLAAICVLGSMYEKLGRMMGRSYEETVQILLRTLRSAESQTRIEIMITLEKICSGMDTAISNVHKDIYKATKHCLTDRVMAVRVAAAKCMLEMINHAPFLYQTELESLATLCFRSFDGSNYEVRCAVAKLLGTLLAFTQAPPDGNKKPAMSASKNQPRSTSLDEAFGILMSGFLRGGVSFLKGTGEIIKGSSGVNREVRVGVTHSYVVFVQNMGSVWLERNQTTFLAHVLDLVANPKAASSHVDAVYSRKCINFILRSIIGKMLGEKAQTSACKELIHIVAKQMNSIDFNPENAKDSNQETLFSQHLLVCALQELGSLVLGLGTTALNLLNDHTLNAIDATCAVLVHPCAAARLAAAWCLRCFCVAVPSHITPLIDRFVDAIEQMRSSPEAIAGYSCALAAILGSVRFSPLGIPHTKGKVVFNCAEELLRSASQNSRMSLNRTQAGWLLIGAIMTLGSPVVKGLLPRMLLLWRNSFPRSNKELESEKARGDSFTWQVTLEGRAGALSVMHSFLLHCPDLVTDDITRRLLTPIESALAMLVNLAPVLKSYGTHLKAPAAMVRLRLYETLALLPPNALESSYTHLLRMLVSEFTLSENPANTTNSLLRALCHADDSIILGTWLQETDHRTIEDQMEPNRRSDGEHLQPNSAAGSGALEHDSCCLYRPVPKSEQCPGPLPLGVAVIDMSVHLFGLIFPRVANKHRLQMLDHFGECIKQAKSSRQEAVQMNIFTALLSGLKGLTESKSGMGQEDVKKSATNLIIGALVSSNSTLRCAAGEALGRIAQVVGDSRFTAELAQNSFDKLKSARDVVTRTGHSLALGCLHRYVGGMGSSQHLNTSVSILLALAQDTSSPVVQVWSLYALSLIADSGGPMFRGYVEATLSLSLKLLLSVPHSNVDVHQCIGRVLNALITTMGPELQGNMSSIITMRSSFMCAAAVMQAHADPLVQAEATGCLQQLHLFAPKHVNLSSLVPTLVKTLSSNYLMLRKAAVACLRQLAQREAKEICEHALTLTAEECPGLLITESGLPGVLFGMLDSESDSEMIKNIHDTITSMLQMLASDNLSSWLSLCKNVLTVAVETSTDETQKVELVDDNEDDNENDDDDVTEYHAEENTSTHPAVQPRWPTRVFAAECVRKIISTCESANPIHFDLIQAKEMQMIKSRGDYLILHLSDLIRMSFMAATSDSDQLRLEGLRTLQEIIDKFAGVPEPEFPGHLLLEQFQAQVGAALRPAFSSDTPSHVTAAACEVCSAWIGSGVARDLNDLRRVHQLLVSSLDKLHSKTNSTQLYNESMATLEKLSILKAWAEVYIVAMIGNGSAPASLLQKKLSSNANNIILMASTGTESEDGDFGEFESRGESLLNLVKPELGNLSTHWLAALKDHALLLLPSEFQSQLPHDGGAFYTTDTINSSKPHYLTSWPPILYAAALWLKGGGFDEKENAKDDKSNFENNNAISHGSLSADRFHMIFGICMEALCSTRTSEKPKNVISCLQSLYTIFDSQWARKMLVKDKSLTIELCNVLHRQILTRDDLLVQLLCMEILKQSITAAKECLDEKRNSKLAECQNDNEAKTDLCKDLDNYGEGGEQGDIIPGQSHVYAVLEVCLCVFVRQIPSMNPSSNSKLTTEQLKKELALRSAIPGASLLPEDNGMLVASGLQCAEVLTELCSPRGALSILPTILYMTTSIIKEIATKSTNDPAILANTGPVQSALHCLKSVCTDKWASDERAATEWYKLLQSSLASILDLTKTGSEERKVDEVTMMLAIAVFILHTPTSVVAAPSLQYPCINHFRQCVQSENQTVRLKCIQTIRSIFAKADLKVATPYIHALAPRIIEGLYVETAKTPRNENELSIVLESVMTVETLIELAEPQNRNLMQGIQMLTLLVPVLINYLAEPSKLRTLPKSQRQLHEQSLQWLMKIGPKYPQEFKSLMSQSLELRQKLEVAVINNQQSASITNRNNNDVQNGNKPGSNVQKPTIKLKTDFSNFS; this is encoded by the exons ATGGAACTTTCACATAGTCTAACATTAAATGAGGATGCCCTCAAACAGCTTCCTGAACAAAAACGTCcagtatttgtttttgaatggcTGCGCTATTTGGAAAAGGTCCTGGTGACCGCTCAAAAATCTGACATCAAATCATGCCAAAAGAAGCTAGTTCAACAATTGACCGCACACATCCAAGGTTCACCTGGACCACCGACAAGAAAACTTATTGCCAATTGTTTAGCAACTCTATTCTCTGTTGGAGATACATTTTTGCTGTTTGATACAGTGAATGCATGTAATGATATTCTCAAAAATAAAGATGATTCCCCAAGCTATTTGCCAACAAAATT GGCAGCAATTTGCGTTCTTGGTTCAATGTATGAGAAACTTGGTCGTATGATGGGTAGATCATACGAAGAAACAGTTCAAATACTTCTTCGAACATTACGAAGTGCAGAATCACAAACAAGAATCGAAATCATGATAACCCTGGAAAAG ATCTGTTCGGGAATGGATACAGCTATTTCAAATGTTCACAAGGATATTTACAAGGCTACCAAACACTGTCTTACTGATCGTGTTATGGCAGTACGTGTTGCAGCAGCTAAATGCATGCTTGAAATGATTAACCATGCTCCATTCTTATACCAAACCGAATTGGAGAGTCTTGCAACGCTTTGCTTCCGTTCGTTTGATGGTAGCAATTATGAAGTTCGATGTGCAGTTGCAAAATTGCTAGGAACACTTTTAGCATTTACTCAAGCTCCACCGGATGGCAACAAAAAACCAGCTATGTCAGCTAGTAAGAACCAGCCAAGATCAACTTCTCTAGATGAAGCATTCGGAATCCTTATGTCAGGTTTTCTTCGCGGTGGAGTTTCATTTCTTAAAGGAACCGGTGAAATAATCAAAGGTAGTTCCGGAGTAAACCGTGAAGTTCGCGTTGGAGTAACACATTCCTATGTGGTATTTGTTCAAAATATGGGCAGTGTTTGGTTGGAACGCAATCAAACTACATTTTTGGCTCATGTTCTTGATTTGGTGGCTAATCCAAAAGCTGCTTCCTCTCATGTAGATGCAGTGTATTCACGGAAGTGTATCAACTTTATTCTTCGCTCTATTATTGGGAAGATGCTCGGTGAAAAAGCTCAAACTTCAGCGTGCAAGGAGCTCATACACATTGTGGCCAAACAAATGAACTCTATTGACTTTAATCCGGAGAACGCCAAGGATTCTAACCAAGAAACACTTTTCAGTCAGCATTTGTTAGTGTGTGCTTTGCAAGAACTAGGAAGTCTTGTTCTCGGCTTGGGCACTACAGCTTTGAACCTATTAAATGATCATACTCTAAATGCTATTGATGCCACTTGCGCAGTCCTTGTGCATCCATGCGCTGCCGCACGATTAGCTGCTGCTTGGTGTTTGCGTTGCTTCTGTGTTGCTGTGCCAAGTCATATAACTCCATTAATAGATCGATTTGTCGATGCTATTGAACAAATGCGGTCTTCTCCAGAAGCCATCGCTGGTTATAGCTGTGCATTGGCTGCTATTTTAGGAAGTGTACGCTTTTCTCCTCTCGGCATACCCCACACCAAGGGTAAAGTTGTATTTAATTGTGCCGAGGAGCTACTGAGGTCAGCAAGTCAAAATAGTCGAATGTCATTAAATCGAACGCAAGCTGGTTGGTTGTTAATTGGAGCTATAATGACATTGGGCTCACCAGTTGTCAAAGGACTTCTTCCAAGAATGCTGCTTTTGTGGAGAAATTCATTCCCAAGATCCAATAAAGAATTGGAATCAGAAAAAGCCAGAGGAGACTCATTTACCTGGCAAGTAACTCTAGAAGGCAGAGCTGGTGCTTTGTCTGTGATGCATAGTTTTCTATTGCATTGTCCAGATTTAGTTACAGATGATATTACACGACGTTTACTCACACCAATTGAAAGTGCTCTAGCTATGCTAGTGAA TCTTGCACCCGTTTTAAAAAGCTATGGAACACATTTAAAAGCTCCAGCAGCTATGGTTCGTTTGCGATTATATGAAACATTGGCATTGCTTCCACCAAATGCATTGGAATCATCTTATACACATTTGTTGAGAATGCTCGTCTCAGAGTTTACACTTTCTGAAAATCCAGCAAATACAACCAATTCTTTGTTGAGAGCACTTTGTCATGCTGATGATTCAATTATTCTGGGCACGTGGTTGCAGGAAACAGATCATCGTACAATCGAAGATCag ATGGAACCGAACAGAAGATCCGACGGTGAACAT TTACAACCAAATAGTGCTGCTGGCTCTGGAGCCTTGGAACATGATTCTTGTTGCTTATATCGACCAGTACCAAAAAGTGAACAATGTCCCGGGCCACTTCCTCTTGGAGTTGCAGTCATCGATATGTCAGTACATCTGTTTGGATTAATATTCCCCAGAGTTGCCAATAAGCATCGCTTGCAGATGCTTGATCATTTTGGTGAATGCATTAAACAAGCAAAGAGTTCACGCCAAGAAGCAGTTCAGATGAACATCTTCACTGCACTTTTGAGTGGTTTAAAAGGACTCACCGAAAGCAAGAGCGGCATGGGACAGGAAGATGTTAAGAAAAGCGCCACTAATCTCATCATTGGCGCATTGGTTAGTTCCAATTCAACACTCAGATGTGCAGCTGGTGAAGCATTAGGAAGAATCGCTCAAGTAGTCGGAGACTCACGGTTTACAGCTGAATTGGCACAAAATAGTTTCGATAAATTGAAATCCGCTCGTGATGTTGTCACAAGGACTGGACACTCGTTAGCTTTGGGCTGTCTTCATAGATATGTTGGTGGAATGGGATCCTCACAGCACTTGAATACAAGTGTATCAATTCTTCTCGCTCTGGCTCAAGACACTAGCTCTCCTGTAGTTCAAGTGTGGTCGCTTTATGCTCTATCACTTATAGCTGATTCAGGTGGCCCCATGTTCCGCGGATATGTAGAAGCTACATTGTCGCTTAGTTTGAAGTTGCTTCTTTCTGTGCCACACTCCAATGTGGATGTCCATCAATGTATTGGCCGAGTTTTGAATGCTCTTATTACTACCATGGGTCCGGAACTACAAGGAAACATGTCTTCCATTATAACAATGCGTTCTTCTTTCATGTGCGCTGCGGCTGTTATGCAAGCGCATGCTGATCCTCTTGTTCAGGCCGAAGCAACTGGTTGTCTTCAACAATTGCATTTATTCGCACCAAAACATGTGAATTTGTCTTCTTTGGTTCCGACTTTAGTAAAAACGTTGTCGAGCAACTATTTAATGCTAAGAAAAGCCGCAGTAGCTTGTCTAAGACAATTGGCTCAACGAGAGGCCAAAGAGATCTGCGAACATGCTTTGACCCTCACAGCTGAAGAATGTCCGGGTCTTCTAATAACCGAATCTGGTCTTCCTGGAGTGCTTTTTGGAATGCTTGACTCAGAATCTGATAGCGAGATGATTAAAAATATCCATGACACAATCACTTCGATGTTGCAGATGCTAGCATCTGATAATTTGAGCTCATGGTTGAGCCTTTGTAAGAATGTCCTTACAGTTGCAGTAGAGACATCTACCGATGAAACTCAGAAAGTTGAACTTGTTGACGACAACGAGGATGACAACgaaaacgatgatgatgatgtgacAGAGTACCATGCCGAAGAAAATACAAGCACCCATCCAGCTGTGCAGCCACGTTGGCCAACCAGAGTATTTGCTGCAGAGTGTGTTCGGAAGATTATTTCAACATGTGAATCAGCAAATCCCATACACTTTGACCTCATTCAGGCCAAAGAAATGCAAATGATCAAGAGTCGAGGAGACTATTTAATCCTGCATTTATCCGATTTGATTCGTATGTCGTTTATGGCGGCAACAAGTGATTCCGATCAACTTAGACTTGAAGGATTACGAACTCTACAAGAGATAATTGATAAATTTGCTGGAGTTCCCGAACCAGAGTTTCCTGGACATTTGCTTTTGGAACAATTCCAAGCTCAA gTTGGAGCAGCTCTCCGACCAGCTTTCTCTTCTGATACTCCTTCTCATGTCACCGCAGCAGCTTGTGAGGTCTGTTCTGCTTGGATAGGATCAGGTGTAGCCAGAGATCTGAATGATTTACGTCGAGTTCATCAACTTCTTGTGTCTAGCTTGGACAAGCTGCACTCAAAAACAAACAGTACACAACTGTATAACGAAAGCATGGCAACTCTTGAGAAACTGAGTATTCTAAAGGCCTGGGCTGAGGTGTATATTGTGGCTATGATTGGAAATGGATCTGCACCAGCAAGCTTGTTGCAAAAGAAACTCTCAAGTAAtgcaaataatattatattaatgGCAAGCACTGGAACCGAGTCAGAAGACGGAGATTTTGGAGAGTTCGAGAGCCGAGGCGAGAGTCTATTGAACTTGGTAAAACCAGAATTGGGCAACCTATCAACTCATTGGCTAGCTGCATTAAAAGATCATGCATTGTTGCTGCTTCCATCAGAGTTTCAAAGTCAATTGCCGCACGATGGCGGTGCATTTTATACAACAGACACTATCAACTCCTCAAAGCCACACTATCTTACTTCATGGCCACCTATCTTGTATGCAGCTGCCCTCTGGTTGAAAGGTGGTGGGTTTGATGAGAAGGAAAATGCCAAAGACGACAAATCAAACTTCGAGAATAACAATGCAATTTCACATGGCTCATTATCTGCGGATCGTTTTCATATGATCTTTGGCATTTGCATGGAAGCTCTGTGCAGTACACGAACAAGCGAGAAACCCAAAAATGTCATAAGCTGCTTGCAGAGTCTCTACACTATATTTGATTCACAGTGGGCAAGGAAAATGCTGGTCAAGGACAAATCCCTAACGATAGAGCTATGCAATGTTCTACATCGACAGATTCTTACCAGAGATGATCTTCTTGTGCAATTGTTGTGCATGGAAATACTTAAACAGAGTATCACCGCAGCCAAAGAGTGCTTGGATGAGAAAAGAAACTCAAAATTGGCTGAATGTCAAAATGACAATGAGGCAAAAACAGATCTTTGCAAAGATTTGGACAATTATGGCGAAGGTGGTGAGCAAGGTGATATAATTCCCGGACAATCGCATGTGTATGCTGTCCTTGAAGTGTGTCTATGCGTGTTTGTTCGGCAAATTCCATCTATGAATCCGAGCAGCAACAGTAAACTAACAACGGAACAGTTAAAAAAGGAGTTGGCTTTGCGAAGTGCCATCCCAGGAGCCAGTTTGTTGCCAGAGGACAATGGAATGTTGGTCGCCAGTGGGCTACAGTGTGCTGAGGTGCTCACTGAATTATGTTCTCCAAGAGGAGCTCTTTCCATACTTCCAACTATTCTCTATATGACCACCAGTATTATTAAGGAGATTGCAACAAAGTCAACAAACGATCCGGCGATCCTTGCCAACACCGGTCCGGTGCAATCTGCTTTGCACTGTTTGAAGTCTGTCTGCACTGACAAATGGGCAAGTGATGAACGTGCCGCAACCGAATGGTATAAACTTCTTCAGAGCTCCTTGGCTAGTATTCTCGATTTGACAAAGACCGGAAGTGAAGAGCGCAAAGTCGATGAAGTCACAATGATGTTGGCTATAGCTGTATTTATACTTCACACTCCTACCAGTGTTGTAGCAGCGCCATCTTTGCAGTATCCCTGCATCAATCACTTCCGTCAATGTGTCCAAAGTGAAAATCAAACTGTGCGACTCAAATGCATTCAAACAATACGCTCCATTTTTGCCAAAGCCGATCTTAAAGTCGCCACACCCTATATACATGCTTTAGCACCACGAATAATCGAAGGGCTTTATGTGGAAACGGCAAAAACACCACGCAATGAAAATGAGCTTTCTATAGTGTTGGAAAGTGTTATGACTGTTGAAACATTGATTGAATTGGCCGAACCACAAAATC GGAACTTAATGCAAG GCATACAGATGTTGACTCTCTTAGTACCTGTTCTCATCAATTATCTGGCAGAACCATCAAAACTTCGAACTCTTCCCAAGTCCCAACGTCAATTACATGAGCAATCGCTTCAATGGCTGATGAAGATCGGACCAAAATATCCACAGGAATTTAAATCCCTAATGAGTCAGTCTCTTGAGTTGCGCCAAAAACTTGAGGTAGCAGTTATCAACAATCAACAATCAGCGTCAATTACCAATCGAAATAACAATGATGTTCAGAATGGTAACAAACCAGGATCTAATGTCCAGAAACCTACCATCAAGCTTAAGACAGATTTTAGCAATTTTTCCTAA